One genomic segment of Pagrus major chromosome 13, Pma_NU_1.0 includes these proteins:
- the LOC141006583 gene encoding glutaredoxin domain-containing cysteine-rich protein 2, which translates to MEELQRKLNQRYEGTKPRKVRFKLASSYSGRVLKHVYEDGQELDSPEEKYPHSFVHRKIPPSHLEVEQLCGFEDAQGDQQGVYPPTGLIAQRINVYRGMGSYQPAAGQTEDAEGDATSSVLDFGKIIIYTSNLRIIRAPMRKPETLRHHTLPPVDLEGYPKARERGSRRKAKALTQDGEEKKEEKRISDTEPKEADSCQHCGGSGCAPCSLCHGSKLSMLANRFNESISDLRCQACYPHGLEKCQSCSSK; encoded by the exons ATGGAGGAGCTCCAGAGAAAACTGAATCAACGCTATGAAGGCACCAAGCCCAGAAAG GTGAGGTTCAAGCTGGCATCGTCCTACAGCGGTCGGGTGCTGAAGCACGTGTACGAGGACGGTCAGGAGCTGGATAGTCCAGAGGAGAAATACCCTCACAGCTTTGTTCACCGCAAGATTCCCCCCAGCCAcctggaggtggagcagctctgTGGGTTTGAGGATGCTCAGGGGGACCAGCAGG GTGTCTATCCTCCAACAGGGCTCATTGCCCAGAGAATAAACGTATACAGAGGAATGGGCAGCTACCAGCCTGCTGCAGGCCAGACTGAGGATGCAGAGGGAGATGCCACA TCCTCAGTGTTGGACTTTGGCAAAATAATCATCTACACCAGCAACCTGCGCATCATCCGAGCACCGATGAGGAAGCCTGAAACGCTGCGGCACCACACATTGCCTCCTGTGGACTTGGAGGGATACCCAAAGGCGAGGgagagggggagcaggaggaaggcTAAAGCTCTTACACAAGAcggggaggagaagaaggaggagaaacgGATCAGCGACACAGAGCCCAAG GAGGCCGACAGCTGTCAGCATTGTGGCGGTTCGGGCTGCGctccctgctctctgtgtcACGGTAGCAAGCTGTCCATGCTGGCGAACCGCTTCAACGAGTCCATCAGTGATCTGCGTTGCCAAGCCTGCTACCCCCATGGTCTGGAAAAGTGCCAGTCCTGCTCCAGCAAATAG